The genome window GCTGATTTATTATTAAATAAACCCTTCTTCTTTATTAAGATTATTAAAGTAATATTATTGATTTTTGTATTAGGAACTCAAGGTTTAAAAAACCTGATAAAATATAATTATCAAGATAGGATTATTTGTATGCAAAACAACTGGAGATTAGGGTCTTTACTAGGTATTCCACTCTACCTAGACCCTTCCTGGTTTTTGATCTTAGCATTAGTTACTCTGATTAATGCTCAGCAAATTGATGCACCAGGAATTTGGTCTTGGGTAGCGGGTTTAGCTATCGCGCTATTAATGTTTTCTTCTGTGCTTTTACACGAATTAGGACATAGTATAGCCGCGCTAAAACAAGGTATTAAGGTTAATTCTATCACTTTATTTCTCTTTGGGGGGGTAGCTTCCATAGAAAGAGAGTCAAAGACTCCCCTGGAAGCGTTTTTGGTAGCTGTAGCAGGGCCATTGGTTAGTTTTGCTCTATTCCTTGGTTTTTTTACTCTTAGTAACTATTTACCCGATTCAGGAATAATTAACCAGATTGTCTCAGATTTAGCCACAATTAATCTGGTATTAACTTTATTTAATTTGATTCCTGGTTTACCTTTGGATGGAGGACAAATTTTTAAGGCGATCGTCTGGAAAGCTACAGGAGATCCCTTTACAGGAATGGTCTGGGCTGCTTTTTCGGGTATGTTAGTAGGTTGGTTGGGTATTTTATTTGGGCTATTTGTCTGGTTTATTAGTGGTGCATTTGGTGGTTTGTGGTTGGCTTTTATTGGTTGGTTTATTTTACGCAATGCAAATGCTTATCAACGTATTGCTATACTGCAAAAAAGTTTATTACAAATCAAAGCAGCTGAGGTAATGACTCGTGATTATCGCGTAGTTGAAGGTAAGTTAACTCTAGCTGAATTTGCTCAACAATATATTCTCTGTGATGATCATCGTAATTTCCCTTATTATGCAGCTACAGAAGGACGTTATTGCGGAATGGTGAGAATTGCAGATTTACAAAGATTTCCACGCAGTGAATGGGATTATCTAACTTTGGCTAAAATAGCTTATCCTCTGACAGAAATTCCCGCTGTTGGGGAAAAAACGCCCTTATACTTGGTGATTCAGTCTTTGGAGAAAATATCAGAACCCTGGATTACTATTCTATCTCCCGCGGGCGCAGTAGCAGGAGTAATCGATCGTGGTGATGTTGTCAGAGCGATCGCCACTAAGTTAAATGTACCCATTCGGGAAGCTGATATTAAACGAATTAAATCGGAAAAAGCTTATCCTTCTGGTTTAGATTTAGGAGCGATCGCCGCAAGTTTAGCTAAAATGCCTATAGCTCAAGATAATGCTAACATACGTTGAATTGGTTTGAGAGCAGCTGTCATAATTTCTGGGGCTAAAACAATTTCTGGTTGTTTATTTTGCATCGCTAGATAGATTTTTTCGAGGGTATTGAGACGCATATAGGGACATTCATTACAAGCACAGTTATTTTGTCCTGGAGCTGGTATAAACTGTTTATGTGGTGCTTGCTTTTGCATTTGGTGAATGATTCCTGGCTCTGTAGCGACGATAAAGGTTTCTTGACTACTTTGTAGAGCATATTGAAGTAAAGCAGTAGTAGAGCCAATATAATTAGCGTGTCGCAATACAGGGGGTTCACATTCGGGATGAGCGATTATTTCTGCTTGGGGATATTGAGTTTGTAGCTGGACAATTTTCTTTTCTGAGAAGGTTTCATGGACTATACAGCTACCATCCCAGAGGAGTAATTCTCTTCCGGTTTGTTCCATGACATAACGACCTAAATTGCGATCTGGTGCAAAAATAATCCGTTGATCCTCTGGTATTTGTTCCACAATTTTTACCGCGTTGGAACTAGTACAGATAATATCACTCATCGCTTTAATTTCAGCGGTGCAATTGATATAGGATATGACTATATGGTCAGGGTGTTGGGCTTTAAATTGGGCAAAAGCTTCGGGAGGACAACTATTAGCGAGGGAACAACCCGCGTTTAAATCTGGTAGGAGTACTAGTTTATCTGGATTAAGAATTTTAGCGGTTTCTGCCATAAAATGCACTCCCGCAAAGACTATGACCTCTGCGTTGGTACTAGCTGCTTGTTGGGAAAGACCGAGAGAATCACCGAGATAGTCAGCTATGTCTTGAATATCTGGTTCTTGGTAATAGTGAGCCAAAATTACGGCGTTTAATTCTTTTTTTAGCTCGTTTATAGCTGTAAATAAATCATGGGGGATTGTTGGGGTTTGAGGTTGAGATAATGTAGTAAACACAGTATTTTGGGGTATCGACAATTATAGTTATTCTTACCATAATATTATAGTCAATTTTACCAAAAATAGCTACTAGAGTTATTAACGTTCCAATTCCCGTAGGAGTTCTTGAAATCCTGATTCGGTTAAAATCAACTTACCATCAGGAGTAACCTCATAATTAGCACCAATATAACCTGTCCAATTATAGAAAATCTGATGGATATATTGATCTAGTATTATTTCATCAGGAATTTGAGGACGATAGTAAGCTTTCATCACTTTCTCAACTTTTAACTCTTGAAGACGACTGTGTAAATGTTTATTGTCTCTGACTACAAAAGCAGTAATCGACGTAGGATCTTTAAGAAAGATACCTAAAACCGAAGCCGGTACTCCTCCTAGGGTAATCATCCCCCCTAAAAATAAGCTTAACCATACAGAAGAAGCGATCGCCACGGGTAAACCTACATGTTTCCAGTTAAATTTAAAAGGGGTTTTTACAGGAGTCTGTAGATTATTTTTCGCTATTTTTCGACGTCTTTTAGAAGTTTTAGTCTTTTGTTGAGGTTTAGGAATTGGTCTTAGTTTCATAAGCAAATTATTTAGATACTTGATGATACCAGCGTAACAAAACTTGGGCTAAAAGTTGAGAGTTATGACGAATATATCCTTCAATGGTTTCTTCTTCCATAATGTTAGCTAAAACAATACCCCGTCCTAATTTAGCGATCGCCTCGCGATCTAAGATAACGGGGTGAGAGTTTTCGGTGGCATAACGTTCTAAAGCTGCGTCTGATGGTAAAGTACGATTAACCAAAACTGCATCAAAAATTTTACCTTTAGTTACCTTATCTATAGCACGGATATGATCGGAAACGCTATATTCGTCGGTTTCTCCAGGTTCGGTCATTATATTACAGATATAAATGCTAGGTGCTTGACTCTCAGCGATCGCTTTAACGATATCAGGAACTAACAAATTAGGAATAATACTAGTATAGAGACTACCTGGACCAATGATTAAATAATCTGCTTCTTGAATAGCTTTAACAGCTGCGGGTAAGGCGATCGCTTCAGTAGGATGACAACCAATAGTTTCAATTTTTCCCCTAGCTTTAGCAATACTAGACTCACCTTCGATAATTCTGCCATCAGTAAGTTTTACCCAGAGATTGACATCGGTTAAAGTCGAGGGTAAGACTTTACCCCTAACCGCTAAAACACGAGAACTAGCTGCGATCGCTTTTTCCAAATCTCCTGTAATATCACTCATCGCTGTTAAGAATAAATTACCAAAACTATGACCTATTAAACCATCACCCGCATTAAAGCGATATTGAAATAACTCTGTCAATAATTTTTCCTCATCAGCTAAAGCTGCTAGACAATTACGAATATCTCCTGGTGGTAATACTCCGATTTCCCGTCGCAATCTTCCCGAAGATCCGCCATCATCTGCTACAGTCACAATGGCTGTGATATTAGCACTATATTCCTTTAATCCTCGTAAGAGGTTGGATAATCCTGTTCCTCCCCCAATAGTGACGATTTTTGGTCCTCGATTGAGACGACGATGATTCATCAATAAATCGAGGATTTGCTCGTCATTTTCTGGTTTAAGTACTCTAGTAATGGTATTAACAGTACTACTTTGTCCCCAAAAAATCAAAAATAAACCAGCGATAATTACTAAAGGTCCAGACACATAACTAGGCATAATTTCGGTAATTACTTCTAATAATCCTGAAACTAGCGCCATAATTCGATAAACTGGGGTTAAATTACTCCAAATAGCTATACCGAATCCAGCGAGTAAGACTCCACTAATGGTAATCAGTAACCAACGCTTGACGAATAACCCAGGTGATAGCCACTGATACCATTTCAGCCATTGATTGGCTTTTTTAACTGATTTTTTTTGACTTAGATTGTCCATAAGCGCATAGAATTTGGCTATAGCTAGGGTTTAGCTTACCAAAAAAAGCAAGCCTCTGACTTGTTACAAATTTTAATCAATATTAGCCTATATACCCCTTGACATTTTCTGGAAAAACGGTAACAATAGATACAGAAAGTAAATCGTTCATTCTTACTAAACCTAGTGAGAACGGAAGTAGGGAAACTACCCGAAGGAACGCGCCTCAATTGATTACTCGAATTCTAGGAGGCGACAAAAATGAAACTTACATATCGTGGTATTACTTATGAACATAATCCTACGGTTGTAGAAACCACAAGTACTTCTGTAGCAGGTAAATATCGAGGACTTGATTGGAGATTCCGCAACTTGAAAAAAGCACCAGTAATCCAACCTGTGGCTAATTTAACCTATCGTGGCACTACTTACAATAAAGCAGGAACAACAACTATGACTACTCCGAATCAACCTCAAGTATCAACCCAAGAAAAAGCACGTTATCTGATGATCAATCACCACAAACATCTCAGAAATCGTCAACAAGTTATGCTTTCTCGCGCAGCTAATGAAATTGGTTTAGCGCACTAGAGACTGAATTTTCCAGTTATCTCAACTTTTCATTCGCTTAAACTTTACTCACCTACGGGTGAGTTTTTTTGTATCTACGAATCTAAATTTTTATCAATTTTTGTTTTGAGTTTTCCACTACAGATTCCCCATTATTTCCACAATTAATTTGAATTTTTTCCACAGTTTACCCAAACTTTTCCACAGGTTGTCACCACAGAATCAAACTTTGGTATTTTTGATGGGGATATCCTTCTAATTCCAGATTTTCTTAAGTTATGTAACAAAAAACTTCTCAAACCCTGATTAATAGGTTGAGCTTATTTTCTTTGACTCAATTTGTTAACATTCTGTATCATTGACAAATCCACCCTTAACCAGACAACAATAGTCTTAGTGACTATAATTTTTTTTATTCCTTATGAGCACATCTGTAAGCATTTTGGCTGAAATTCCCGAAGAATTACACGAATCTTTAGCTAATTATCTAGAAACTCACCCCAATTGGGACCAAGATCGCGTTTTTGCCGCTGCACTTTCTTTGTTTTTACTTCAAAACGGCGATCGCGCTAAAAACTATCGCTCCTGCGCCCGTGTTTATCTAGAAACTCTTTTTCAAGACAATATCTAAGATAAAAGTCCCCATCTTTTGATTCAGATGGGGAGGTAAATATTGATTAATTACCAAAACTGTTAAAGATTTGTTCAAACTCATTAAACAACCCTACAGCTTGTCCATTATCACCCTGAATATGATTAAATGAATGTTCTATCTGATGTAATTTTTCTCGTATTTCATTAATGCCATCTTGCCAAGGTTGTAAAATCTGCTCAGCAACCTGGACTTGGGCTTGTATTAACGCCGATTCCCTGTGCAAATTCTGTAAATTTTCTAACTCTCTTTCTAATTCATTTTCTTTTTGTTGATTAGTATTACTTTGTTGATCAATCAACTCCTGAATACTCCCTAGATTTGACCCGAGACTATTAATATCTGGCTCTAACCTTTCTTTTTCTTGTTGTAAAGAATTATACTGTGTTTCTAAAAGGGCAAAGGTTGCTTGAAATGCTTGTCTATGTTGGTATAAATCTTGATATTGAGCTAAAATATCCCTTCTTTCTTCTAGAGTCGCTTTTTGACCCTCTATAGTTTCTTCCATCATGTTTTTTCTTTCTTGAGCATCAGCTAACTCTTGTCTGATTCTTTCTTTTTCTGAATCATCAACTTCATCTAACCTTTTTTCTAACTCAAGAACACTTTCTACCTCTATACTCAGTTCTTCTTCTTGTCCATTAACGATAAATGTCCATCTTTGTAATTCTTGTTCTAGTTTATTGACCTCTTCTTGTAACTCTTCTAAAGAAAGACTCTCTAAAAACTCAAAATTATCAATAGGATGTTTATATTCTTTTTGTTCATTTTTAAATGATTTAATGCTATTAATTAGATTACTTCTTAACTCTTGATTACTTTGTAAATTAACATTAAGAATCCCTAGAATTCTTTGCTTATTCTGTAAATCAATTTGTTGTTTTTCAAAGTCTATTTTTGCTTGTTCGATAGTTTTTTGTGCTGAAGATAATTCTCTTCTTTTATCTTGTAATTGATTAGCTAACTGTTCAACTTGGTTAGCTTTATGATCAGCTTCATTACGACGTCTTTCTAGATTATGCCATTCCTGTTCTAGATATTCTTGTTGAGTTTGAATAGCTCTGAGTATAATCTCAAATTTTTCTTTAAGAGAATCTGTGCCCTGAAAAACACCCGCAAAACTATTGATTAGCTCTTTTAGTTTCGCTATTCTTTCCTCTCCTAGTACCTGGTTAGGGTGTAAATTCTCAATCTGTTGTTGATTTTCGGTTAACTTTTGCCAAGCTTCCTCTATTTCTCGGCGCTTTTCCTCAATATTAGCTAATTCTTCCTCTTTTTGGGCTATTTCTTGGAACTGAGACTCTAATTCCTCTCGACGTTTCTGCAATTCCTGACTTTGATAGGTTAGAGATTCTTTCCAATTATCAATCGATTCTTGCTCTTCTTGAGCTTTTTCTAACATACGGGAAAAATACTGTAACATTCTAACTATACGAGTACCCCCTAGTTCAGGATTACCCTGAACCTCCCGATTATTACTGAGGTTGACAAATACTAACGCTCCCTCTCCTACAGAGTTGACGTAATCACAGGATACTATCTCTTCGTTAGGTACAGTATTCCAAGCTTGATCATCTCGTTGGAAAGCCAGGAGTTTAAGTTCTGTCTTTAAACCACCTATTAATCCCTTTGTCTGTTTTTTTACTTCTGCTAGATATAGCACTTTGATAATCCCTTTGATATCTTTTGTGCTGAAACCTCAATTACTCAAGAGAATTGACATTCTCTAGGGGTTTTCACCTTAGATTGTCAGTCTATAAATGATTATAGCATACAGAATAATAAACTATCAAAGGTAATTTAACTCGATTAAGCTATAATTTAAGCACATAATTTTTTAGTCTGATCCTTTAGGGAAGGTAAGTTAAGTCAAATAAGTTTAGCTAGTATTTGTATTTTATTTGAATTTTATTAAAATACAAAAACTCTTCTGCTGAATTCTCAACAAGTAGATAATTATCTTTAAGTTATTTTTGTTTATTTTGGTAATATAACTAAAAGATTATCTTCATTTTTAGAAAATTGATTGTTCTCTATAACCAACAAGACATTTTGACGATCGCCAGCAATCTTTAGGGGGATTGAGAATGATAATTCTAACAATAGCCAAGACGGTTAGGAGAATAAGGAAGGCTAGAATCATTGTGCTCCAGGCATTTCCCTGTTTTAATGGAAACAAAGAACTTTCTTGATAAAATTGAACTTAAAAACCTAAGCACAAACCATTTTTTTGACTAAACCTGGGTCAAAAGCCAGTTTATCGCTGTTAATCGACAAATATCTCAAATTAGGTGGAAATCTAGATTAAATTTATCTGTGTTTAGGAAAATTATGCTCAAGAATCGGTTATTATAGAAACAGCATAGAGTATCTTCTCTAGCAAGCAAGTAAATGTTGCTAAATATATTACTAGTAGTATAATTATGCTAAAGGAATAAAAAAATAATTAAACAAGCAACTATGAAAGATAATATAAATATTACAGAGTCAAGCCGTGAAAATTGCAAGGTTTCTAGGTATTACTAAGCTAACGATTAGGTAATTACTTATGAGCAAAGTTTTGGTAGTAGATGATAGCCTGACCCAAAGACAGATGATCTCAGACCTGTTAAAGGACTATGGGATGACTGTCGCTATTGCCCGTGATGGGCAAGAAGCGTTAGAGCGTGTAAGTAAATATTCCTTTGACCTGGTAGTCCTAGATATAGTCATGCCTAAAATGAATGGCTATGAAGTCTGTCGGCGGATCAAATCAGATCCAAGAACAAAAAATGTGCCAGTAGTCATGTGTTCCTCTAAAGGAGAAGAGTTTGATCGCTTTTGGGGAATGAAGCAAGGGGCAGATGCTTATATAGCCAAACCCTTTAATCCACCAGAATTGATTAGTACCATTAAACAACTTTTACGAGGTTAAGGATAAAATAAAAATAACCAGGTGGGATCAAGTTAGAAAGTCTGTTTTAGGAATTTATACCGAGCCTACCCAGAAAAAAATAAGATAAACTAAAAATAATCCTGACGCTAAACAATAAGTCTAGAATAATTAACATTAACCAAGATGCCTAATGGTTAGTAACCCAGATTTTTTCAAAGAAAACAACCAAGAAAGACCCGCGGAATTACCCGAAGAGATTAAACATCGTCAGGGTGAGTTACATCTTAGATTTAACTTATCTTCGGGTGATGAATTTGCTCTTCCTGCCATGGGTATTAAAGAAGTAATGCGACAAGAACCAGATATGATTACCCCAATTCCTAATGCCTCAGATTTATTATTAGGAACGATAAATTTAAGGGGACAGGTAATCTGGGTAGCTGATTTAGGAAGCTTTCTGCAAGATATGGGTGTTTTAAACACAGAAAGAGCTGAAATCCCCGTAATAGCGATCGAAGACCAAGATTTGGCTTTAGGATTAGCAGTAGAAAGATTAGGGGATATGGAGTGGTTAGATGTAGAGACCCTACAAATGCCGCTTAATGTACCGGATTATATCGCTCCTTATGTACAGGGAGAATGGGTAATAACCGACGAAGAGGACGAAAACAAAAAAACTTATTTAAGATTATTAGACCAAGTAGCAATTTTACGGTCAGCAAGGTGGGTAACATTACGTTCATCACAATGGGTAAATTAAAGTGAAAAATCTGCAAATGAGGCAAAGTATGGAGAGAAGCAAATGGCATCAGGAGTAAATTATACAGAAATATACGAGCAAGCAGAGAGAGCCTATTTAAACGGTAATTATCAACAAGCAGCATCAATAATTGACCAGATGATACAGGAATTTCCCGAAGATCCTAGTGTACTGCTGCTAAGAGGTCATATTTATTGTTATGGATTACAAGATTATGAAATAGCTAAACAACAATATCAGTTAGTGATAGAATTAACAGATAAAGCTGATTTTCTAGGTTTTGCGCGGGATGGTCTCAGACGTATTCAACAAATGTACGACGACTCAGATCCTACCCAAAGCACTATGGGCATTAATAGCGCCTTTAACAATCGACAAACAGGTAATAGTATTTATGATGAACCAACGGCTTATCAGCAATCTCGTTTTAGTGAAGCTTTTGGTTTAGATACTAGTGGTAACACCCCTCATTCAACTGCTCAACAACCAAACGAAAGCGGTAATTATACTAACCCTTTTGGAGATGAAGGGGATATGGAAACTGAGCATAATTGGCAAGAAACAATAGATCGTAAAACTTCAGAATTTCCCTTCTTTGAACCAGAAGCGATCTCAGCAATGAGAGAAGATTTAGAAGGAGTGGACGAAGACGAAGCTCCCACCTTTGTAGTATCTTCAGCTTTAGAAGAAATGCCTTCATTTGAAGATATCTTTGAGGAACATTCAGGAAATGACAATGATTACAGTTCAGAATTAGACCCCATTGAAGATAACATGGCAACTAACGCCGTGAAAAGAGAATTAGTAGAGGATATCTCAGGGAATTTAGATTCTTTCGACGAGCGAGACTTTTCCGAATTAGACTCAGAATTTTCTCAAGAATTACCAGACTCAGGATTATTTGAAGACTCTCTCGACGAGGAAGACGAAGGTACAGTTAACTTTGATTTAGAAACCGTCAACCGTACAGAAATTCCCAATCAAGCTAAATTAAGAGAACCAAAAGAAAATATAGTCACAGGCTTTATTGGCACTAATGAGATTACCGCTAAACCAAGTAGTGAGATCAAATTAGGCGCATTAGGACCATTTTTTAATGCACCGATTAGAAGTAAAGAATTAGTAAAAGCAGCAACCGTTGGGGTAGTTTCAGCTTTAGCGGTTATGTTTACAGGAATAATAACCACAACACCTTTAACAGAAGACACCGACACCAGGTTTTTCCCCCTAACCCCTTCAGGAGGTTTAATTACCTTAGTAGCAGGTTTAACCGGATTTAGTAGTAGTTTACTCCTCGGAGAATTAATCAGTAGAGAAGTTAAACGTTATAAACAAGATTTACTCATTCAATTTAACGCAGTCTGTCAAGGAGATTTGAACGCCAAAGCAACCGTTTACTCAGAAGATGAATTCGGGGAAATCGCTTCAGGATTTAATCAAATGGTGAGAGTAATTAATACCACCATTACCGAAGCACAAAGAAGATCAGAAGAAACAGAACGCGATCGCGAAGACTTACAACGTCAGGTAATTCGTCTTCTCGATGAAGTAGAAGGAGCAGCTAGAGGAGATTTAACCGTTAAAGCTCAAGTAACAGCAGACGTATTAGGAGCGGTTGCAGACGCCTTTAACCTAACTATTGAAAATTTACGGGAAATTGTCCGCCAAGTAAAACAAGCGGCTCAACAAGTACACCAAAGCTCCACCGATAGTGAATCATACGCGCGTAATCAATCTAGCGACTCTTTACGCATGGCAGAAGAATTAGCCGTAACCCTCAACTCCGTACAAATGCTCACCGAATCCATTCAAAGGGTAGCCGAAAGCGCTAGAGAAGCAGCAGCAGTAGCCCAATCCTCAGCCTTAACCGCTAGAAAAGGTGGGGAAGCGGTAGAAACAACTGTAGCAGGTATCTTACAAATTAGGGAAACAGTATCAGAAACCACGCGTAAAGTTAAACGGTTAGCAGAAGCTTCTCAAGAAATCTCTAAAATCGTCGCTTTGATCAATACTATTGCCTCTAGAACTAATTTACTCGCTTTAAACGCTTCCATTCAAGCAGCTAAAGCAGGGGAAGCAGGTAGAGGTTTTGCCTTTGTAGCTGATGAAGTTAGACAGTTAGCCGATCGCTCAGCTAAATCTCTAACTCAAATCGAACAAATCGTTTTACAGATTCAAAGTGAAACAGGCTCTGTAATGACAGCGATGGAAGAAGGACTACAGCAAGTCTTTGAAGTAGCCGAAAAAGCCGAACAAGCTAAAGGCTCACTCGAAGACATTATTCAAGTAACCAACCGTATTGACTCTTTAGTACGTTCCATTTCTGCAGATACAGTAGAGCAGAGAGAAAATTCTCGCGCAGTAGCCCAAGTAATGCAATCAGTTGAATTAACCGCCCAAGAAACCTCTCAGGAATCTCAAAGAGTCGCAGGCTCGCTACAAAATCTAGTTAGTATCGCTAAAGACTTACTAGCCTCGGTAGAACGTTTCCGTATTGACCAAGATAATAAAGTCTAACTAAGATTATAACCGCAACTAGAACAAAAGCGATCACCCTGATTAACCTTAGCCCCACAACTAGGACAAAAGCGTTTAGTAGCAGAATTACTAGTTCCCATATTCATCTCCATATTACCCATTTTTAGACTCATTCCCCCCATAGGTTGCATAGGTTGCATAGGCTGCATGGGTTGCATGGGTTGCATAGGCTGCATGGGTTGCATCGGTGGTATATTAGCTTGAGGCATATTA of Gloeocapsa sp. DLM2.Bin57 contains these proteins:
- a CDS encoding response regulator, which codes for MSKVLVVDDSLTQRQMISDLLKDYGMTVAIARDGQEALERVSKYSFDLVVLDIVMPKMNGYEVCRRIKSDPRTKNVPVVMCSSKGEEFDRFWGMKQGADAYIAKPFNPPELISTIKQLLRG
- a CDS encoding methyl-accepting chemotaxis protein; translation: MASGVNYTEIYEQAERAYLNGNYQQAASIIDQMIQEFPEDPSVLLLRGHIYCYGLQDYEIAKQQYQLVIELTDKADFLGFARDGLRRIQQMYDDSDPTQSTMGINSAFNNRQTGNSIYDEPTAYQQSRFSEAFGLDTSGNTPHSTAQQPNESGNYTNPFGDEGDMETEHNWQETIDRKTSEFPFFEPEAISAMREDLEGVDEDEAPTFVVSSALEEMPSFEDIFEEHSGNDNDYSSELDPIEDNMATNAVKRELVEDISGNLDSFDERDFSELDSEFSQELPDSGLFEDSLDEEDEGTVNFDLETVNRTEIPNQAKLREPKENIVTGFIGTNEITAKPSSEIKLGALGPFFNAPIRSKELVKAATVGVVSALAVMFTGIITTTPLTEDTDTRFFPLTPSGGLITLVAGLTGFSSSLLLGELISREVKRYKQDLLIQFNAVCQGDLNAKATVYSEDEFGEIASGFNQMVRVINTTITEAQRRSEETERDREDLQRQVIRLLDEVEGAARGDLTVKAQVTADVLGAVADAFNLTIENLREIVRQVKQAAQQVHQSSTDSESYARNQSSDSLRMAEELAVTLNSVQMLTESIQRVAESAREAAAVAQSSALTARKGGEAVETTVAGILQIRETVSETTRKVKRLAEASQEISKIVALINTIASRTNLLALNASIQAAKAGEAGRGFAFVADEVRQLADRSAKSLTQIEQIVLQIQSETGSVMTAMEEGLQQVFEVAEKAEQAKGSLEDIIQVTNRIDSLVRSISADTVEQRENSRAVAQVMQSVELTAQETSQESQRVAGSLQNLVSIAKDLLASVERFRIDQDNKV
- a CDS encoding chemotaxis protein CheW, which translates into the protein MVSNPDFFKENNQERPAELPEEIKHRQGELHLRFNLSSGDEFALPAMGIKEVMRQEPDMITPIPNASDLLLGTINLRGQVIWVADLGSFLQDMGVLNTERAEIPVIAIEDQDLALGLAVERLGDMEWLDVETLQMPLNVPDYIAPYVQGEWVITDEEDENKKTYLRLLDQVAILRSARWVTLRSSQWVN
- a CDS encoding DUF2811 domain-containing protein, with translation MSTSVSILAEIPEELHESLANYLETHPNWDQDRVFAAALSLFLLQNGDRAKNYRSCARVYLETLFQDNI
- a CDS encoding DUF4278 domain-containing protein codes for the protein MKLTYRGITYEHNPTVVETTSTSVAGKYRGLDWRFRNLKKAPVIQPVANLTYRGTTYNKAGTTTMTTPNQPQVSTQEKARYLMINHHKHLRNRQQVMLSRAANEIGLAH
- a CDS encoding YvcK family protein, whose amino-acid sequence is MDNLSQKKSVKKANQWLKWYQWLSPGLFVKRWLLITISGVLLAGFGIAIWSNLTPVYRIMALVSGLLEVITEIMPSYVSGPLVIIAGLFLIFWGQSSTVNTITRVLKPENDEQILDLLMNHRRLNRGPKIVTIGGGTGLSNLLRGLKEYSANITAIVTVADDGGSSGRLRREIGVLPPGDIRNCLAALADEEKLLTELFQYRFNAGDGLIGHSFGNLFLTAMSDITGDLEKAIAASSRVLAVRGKVLPSTLTDVNLWVKLTDGRIIEGESSIAKARGKIETIGCHPTEAIALPAAVKAIQEADYLIIGPGSLYTSIIPNLLVPDIVKAIAESQAPSIYICNIMTEPGETDEYSVSDHIRAIDKVTKGKIFDAVLVNRTLPSDAALERYATENSHPVILDREAIAKLGRGIVLANIMEEETIEGYIRHNSQLLAQVLLRWYHQVSK
- a CDS encoding site-2 protease family protein, which produces MQNNWRLGSLLGIPLYLDPSWFLILALVTLINAQQIDAPGIWSWVAGLAIALLMFSSVLLHELGHSIAALKQGIKVNSITLFLFGGVASIERESKTPLEAFLVAVAGPLVSFALFLGFFTLSNYLPDSGIINQIVSDLATINLVLTLFNLIPGLPLDGGQIFKAIVWKATGDPFTGMVWAAFSGMLVGWLGILFGLFVWFISGAFGGLWLAFIGWFILRNANAYQRIAILQKSLLQIKAAEVMTRDYRVVEGKLTLAEFAQQYILCDDHRNFPYYAATEGRYCGMVRIADLQRFPRSEWDYLTLAKIAYPLTEIPAVGEKTPLYLVIQSLEKISEPWITILSPAGAVAGVIDRGDVVRAIATKLNVPIREADIKRIKSEKAYPSGLDLGAIAASLAKMPIAQDNANIR
- the nadA gene encoding quinolinate synthase NadA is translated as MFTTLSQPQTPTIPHDLFTAINELKKELNAVILAHYYQEPDIQDIADYLGDSLGLSQQAASTNAEVIVFAGVHFMAETAKILNPDKLVLLPDLNAGCSLANSCPPEAFAQFKAQHPDHIVISYINCTAEIKAMSDIICTSSNAVKIVEQIPEDQRIIFAPDRNLGRYVMEQTGRELLLWDGSCIVHETFSEKKIVQLQTQYPQAEIIAHPECEPPVLRHANYIGSTTALLQYALQSSQETFIVATEPGIIHQMQKQAPHKQFIPAPGQNNCACNECPYMRLNTLEKIYLAMQNKQPEIVLAPEIMTAALKPIQRMLALS